From the genome of Psychroserpens ponticola, one region includes:
- a CDS encoding acyl-CoA thioesterase, with the protein MEPKTAFQTKTIMTDLVLPSETNPINNLFGGELLARMDRAASIAARRHSRRIVVTASVNHVAFNRSIPLGSVVTVEAKVSRAFTSSMEVYLDVWIEDRESGESIKANEAIYTFVAVDETGRPVKVPQLIAETSLEKDRYDGALRRKQLSLVLAGKMKPGDATELKALFE; encoded by the coding sequence ATGGAACCAAAAACAGCATTTCAAACTAAAACCATAATGACCGATTTGGTTTTACCTAGTGAAACCAATCCAATAAATAATCTCTTTGGTGGTGAACTTTTGGCACGAATGGATCGTGCTGCCAGTATAGCTGCAAGACGACATAGTAGACGTATCGTTGTAACGGCTTCAGTAAATCATGTAGCATTTAACAGATCTATTCCTTTAGGAAGTGTAGTAACTGTTGAGGCAAAAGTCTCGCGTGCATTTACAAGCTCTATGGAAGTCTATCTTGATGTTTGGATTGAAGATAGAGAATCTGGAGAAAGTATAAAAGCCAATGAAGCTATTTATACTTTTGTTGCTGTTGATGAAACTGGACGTCCAGTAAAAGTGCCTCAACTTATTGCAGAAACCTCACTTGAGAAAGATCGTTATGATGGCGCTTTACGTCGCAAACAATTAAGCTTAGTGTTAGCTGGAAAAATGAAGCCTGGTGATGCCACTGAGCTAAAAGCTTTATTTGAGTAA
- a CDS encoding murein hydrolase activator EnvC family protein produces the protein MMRNKPTYIIVLLCFFLSITLANSQSNKQKELEAKRLKFKNELKQINALLFSDTKKEKSLVSLVEDLNYKVSVRRNLIKITNDQANLLTREINANQNEITSLRDQLKELKESYAAMVVKSYKSKSEQSRVMFLLSSDNFKQAYKRLQYIKQYANYQQEQGELIKGKTIKLQELNTNLLRQKKDKDKLVLENREVKKQLEIELKEQEELMVTIRKNMTTYASQAKKKQQEINKLDREIDRLIREAIAASNKKAGKNTSPTNKFILTPEDKVLAKGFENNKGKLPWPVEKGVVKLRYGKQPSPIDRTVTINSQGVKIATQKGTKVRAVFDGEVSQILVIPNANPVVMIRHGNYITVYKNMSKIYVKKGDKVTTKQEIGEVFTNKSNGETMLGFGVYKDSKTQNPAGWLFKM, from the coding sequence ATGATGCGCAATAAACCAACCTACATTATTGTATTGTTATGCTTCTTTTTAAGCATCACTTTAGCCAATTCACAAAGCAATAAGCAAAAGGAATTGGAAGCTAAACGACTAAAGTTTAAAAATGAATTAAAGCAAATTAATGCGCTTTTATTTTCCGATACGAAAAAGGAAAAATCTTTAGTATCTTTAGTTGAAGACTTAAATTACAAAGTAAGTGTAAGACGAAATTTAATTAAGATAACTAATGATCAAGCTAATCTTTTGACACGTGAAATTAATGCAAATCAAAACGAAATTACCAGTTTAAGAGATCAACTTAAAGAGTTAAAAGAGAGTTATGCAGCTATGGTTGTAAAATCCTATAAAAGCAAATCTGAACAAAGTCGAGTGATGTTTTTATTGTCTTCAGATAATTTTAAACAAGCTTATAAACGTTTGCAATATATCAAGCAATATGCTAATTACCAACAAGAACAAGGTGAGCTTATAAAAGGGAAAACTATTAAATTACAAGAACTCAATACCAATTTATTACGACAAAAAAAGGACAAGGATAAATTGGTTCTTGAAAACAGAGAAGTTAAAAAGCAACTTGAAATTGAACTCAAGGAGCAAGAAGAGTTGATGGTTACTATTAGAAAAAATATGACTACTTATGCATCTCAAGCTAAGAAAAAACAGCAAGAAATAAATAAATTAGATCGTGAAATTGACCGCTTAATCCGTGAAGCCATTGCAGCTTCAAATAAGAAAGCGGGTAAAAATACCTCGCCAACTAATAAGTTTATATTAACTCCAGAAGATAAAGTTTTAGCCAAAGGATTTGAAAATAATAAAGGGAAATTACCTTGGCCTGTTGAAAAAGGTGTTGTAAAATTAAGATATGGAAAACAACCTTCACCAATAGATAGAACAGTTACAATTAATAGTCAAGGTGTTAAAATAGCTACTCAAAAAGGCACGAAAGTAAGAGCTGTATTTGATGGAGAGGTATCACAAATTTTAGTGATTCCAAATGCCAATCCTGTAGTGATGATTCGTCATGGTAATTATATTACAGTGTATAAAAACATGTCAAAAATTTACGTCAAAAAAGGCGATAAAGTTACTACAAAACAAGAAATAGGAGAGGTGTTTACTAATAAGTCTAATGGTGAAACCATGTTAGGTTTTGGTGTGTATAAAGATTCTAAAACACAAAATCCTGCAGGTTGGTTATTTAAGATGTAA
- a CDS encoding DUF4292 domain-containing protein, with protein sequence MKIVKYSIIILLVSLATSCKSAKAIASDGKINNGLSAKQLIKENTRQDSKFKTLQARVKIDYTQDLQEHGYTVNLRMEKDKAIWISATLGLARAMITPDEVSFYDKINDQYFKGDYTLLSNLLGVELNFKKVQSLLLGESLFNLKGEKYIASTNDKSYILQPKEQTALLELFLLLNPSHFKMDSQQLLQPLKKRFLQVDYLAYQDVDKEILPKDIKIMAVENNDEVIIAMEYKSVSLNQDVRFPFKIPSGFKEIILD encoded by the coding sequence ATGAAAATCGTTAAATATAGTATCATTATTCTTTTAGTAAGTCTTGCTACATCTTGTAAGTCAGCCAAAGCAATTGCAAGTGATGGTAAAATTAATAATGGTCTTTCTGCAAAGCAACTGATAAAGGAGAATACTCGACAAGATTCTAAGTTTAAAACACTACAAGCTAGAGTTAAAATTGATTATACTCAAGATTTACAAGAGCATGGTTACACCGTTAATCTTAGAATGGAAAAAGATAAAGCCATCTGGATTAGCGCTACTTTAGGCTTAGCTAGAGCCATGATTACTCCTGACGAAGTGAGTTTTTACGATAAGATAAACGACCAATATTTTAAAGGAGATTATACCTTGTTAAGTAATTTATTAGGTGTTGAACTCAATTTTAAAAAGGTCCAAAGTTTGTTGCTAGGTGAATCACTTTTTAATTTGAAAGGCGAAAAATATATAGCTTCAACAAACGATAAATCTTACATTTTACAACCTAAAGAACAAACAGCACTATTAGAATTGTTTTTGCTTTTGAATCCATCACATTTTAAAATGGATTCACAGCAATTACTTCAACCATTGAAGAAACGGTTTCTTCAAGTAGATTATCTAGCATATCAAGATGTGGATAAAGAAATTCTACCAAAAGACATTAAAATCATGGCTGTCGAAAACAATGACGAGGTTATTATTGCAATGGAATATAAATCAGTATCATTAAATCAAGATGTTCGTTTTCCATTTAAAATTCCTTCAGGATTTAAAGAAATAATATTAGATTAA
- a CDS encoding tetratricopeptide repeat protein: MKIKFQILIAILGIFMLPQNTYAQVDFNKRPDDDLGNYEDAYQEHFFEALKQKGIENYQRSANELLKCIKIDDTDPTLFFELGKNYKALKNFGAAEDALKQAISKSPENEWFLDELYDVYMLQNDLDKALKTVKQLVKFHPDYKQDLASLYIEAKKYKNALEILDELDNEFGYNQDRDFLRNQIYDLTGNDDDRIENLETRVKSNPEDEASYLRLIYRYSETGDTAKAFDTAKELLESNPESRLVHLALYKFYLDDNNTESAIKSMKTVLTSPNIKPEAKAKVLNDFVKFVSNNPEYEPQLVEVTTLIDDDKNPKTLRELAQYHLKVNDKEKALGYLEDILDEEPNDFNTIKDVLLLRLDLNKDAEAAKLSADALEIYPAQPILYLVNGIANNKLNQPKKAIESLEMGTDFVVDDDKMLSDFYSQLSIAFKQNNNISKSEAFAKKAEALTKQ; the protein is encoded by the coding sequence ATGAAAATTAAATTTCAAATCTTAATAGCTATTCTCGGAATCTTTATGCTTCCGCAGAATACTTATGCACAAGTCGATTTTAATAAACGACCAGATGATGATTTAGGAAATTATGAAGATGCATATCAAGAACACTTTTTTGAAGCCTTAAAACAAAAAGGAATTGAGAACTACCAACGTTCAGCTAATGAATTACTCAAATGTATTAAAATTGATGATACCGATCCTACGTTGTTTTTTGAACTAGGAAAGAATTATAAAGCGCTTAAAAATTTTGGTGCTGCTGAAGATGCATTAAAACAAGCCATTTCTAAATCTCCAGAAAATGAATGGTTTCTTGATGAGCTTTATGATGTCTATATGTTGCAAAATGATCTAGACAAAGCCTTAAAAACAGTCAAACAACTGGTGAAATTTCATCCAGATTACAAACAGGATTTAGCGAGTCTTTATATAGAAGCAAAAAAATATAAAAATGCACTAGAAATTCTTGATGAACTTGATAATGAATTTGGATACAATCAAGATCGAGACTTTTTGCGTAATCAAATTTATGACCTGACAGGTAATGATGATGACCGAATTGAAAATCTTGAAACGCGTGTTAAGAGTAATCCTGAAGATGAAGCGAGTTATTTGAGACTTATTTATAGATATAGTGAAACAGGTGACACAGCAAAAGCATTTGACACAGCAAAAGAGTTATTAGAATCCAATCCAGAATCTCGATTAGTGCATTTAGCATTGTATAAGTTTTATTTAGATGATAACAATACCGAAAGCGCTATTAAATCTATGAAGACCGTGTTAACGAGTCCAAATATAAAGCCTGAAGCAAAAGCAAAAGTCTTAAACGATTTTGTAAAATTTGTTTCTAATAATCCTGAATATGAACCTCAACTTGTTGAAGTTACTACTTTAATTGATGATGATAAAAACCCAAAAACCTTAAGAGAATTGGCTCAATATCATCTAAAAGTAAATGATAAAGAAAAGGCATTAGGCTATTTGGAAGACATTTTAGATGAAGAACCAAACGATTTTAATACGATAAAGGATGTGCTTTTATTACGTTTAGATTTAAATAAAGATGCTGAAGCAGCAAAATTAAGTGCAGATGCATTAGAGATCTATCCTGCGCAGCCTATTTTATATTTAGTAAATGGAATAGCGAACAACAAATTGAATCAACCTAAAAAAGCCATTGAAAGCTTAGAAATGGGAACCGATTTTGTAGTTGATGATGACAAAATGTTGTCAGATTTTTATAGTCAATTGAGTATTGCTTTCAAACAAAACAATAATATTTCCAAATCTGAAGCGTTTGCTAAAAAAGCAGAAGCATTGACTAAACAGTAA